attcaaaacgtcttataacctaaaacgaagGTAGTAAGTTATAAATAGTTTAATTAAATGATTTGAGCAATGCAGCAAAAGAAGAAAGATTAGTAAGAAAACATATTTCTGAAAACGTAGAATAAATAATCTATAGTAATATCCGATAAATAAGCTGtcttataattttaattttacataGTACTTTTATGAGTTGTAAACGAGAAATGGTACATATACGTAACTCAGTACCTGGATCAGCTCATCGTATACGCTATCCAAGCCAAATTATGGGACGATATGATGCAAGCTTGGGACGATATGATGCAAGCTTGGAGGAACCACAAATTAAGAAGCTATACCAAAATAACTAAGTAACATACACTTAAGCGATGATGATCTTCCAACACATATAATTAATCACGTGACCTACGTTGAGTGTACATTATTTAAGAGTATTTTCTTAATCATTACCGTACGAACGTAAGATAGCACAAGTATACGCTAGTAAAATTTGTTTGCGATACACACCGCTAGAAaaagttctgaaaaaaaaatcaagtgagACTTTAAACCTAGACAGCCAGCACATTATCTTGTGGAACTAGTCGGAAGACCACTAAGCATTTCTCAAGTTCTGGACATGCATACTTACGACAATGTCACATTAATTAATGACTCTTTTTAATTCCTTGCTCGCTACAATCATCAGCTtcattttaatttaaatttcaaatttatttatcTATTACCATAACTTAAAATTCTAAAGTTTATTCCTCTATGGCTTATCGTCAGTGATAGCACAAATTATCATAGCCTAGCACATACTCCTTTTGTTCAATATTATTATAACTCGTTTGTTTTTCTCacttaaacttttttaattttatgaattttgtaggaaaatataataacattattaatacaaaacaaatattttattaaaatacatTCAATGCTAAATTTAAGGAAATTAATTTCGTATAGTAGGCGTTGCTAATTTtttatacaaacttaatcaaaccgaaataattttaactaaaaaatcAAAAGAACTACAATGAAGTAAAACGGAATgattactagctagctaggccacATATCACTCCGTAATAAATGCAGCATCTCACTCTCGTCGTCCTCTCATTCTCTGGTCCTCGTCAACCATGGATACAAGCTAgctttgcttcttcttcttcgtcttcttgTACCAAATCATTCAAAGTTTTCTTTCTTCAAGCCTTCAATCTTCTATATATATCTCCCTCCATGATCAACCAGCTATAGCTACCTCACTCCAACAATCGCCGACCACGATGGCCACcacgaggagcggcggcggcggcgccatcagcGACCCATTTGCGACGCCGGGGTTCCGCTTCTACCCGACGGAGGAGGAGCTTCTCGGCTTctacctccgccaccgcctcgccggcaCGAGGCCCGACGTCGAGCGCGTCATCCCCGTCGTCGACGTCTACGGCTACCACCCGTCccagctcgccgccgtggccggggAGGCGAGCGCGCGCGACACGGAGCAGTGGTTCTTCTTCTGCCCGCGCGCCGAGCGGGAGCtccacggcggccggccggcgcgcacCACGCCGTCGGGGTACTGGAAGGCCACGGGATCCCCGTCCTGCGTCATCTCCTCCGCCACAAACAGGGTCATCGGCGTCAAGCGCACCATGGTGTTCTACCAGGGCCGCGCCCCCACCGGCACCAAGACCCGCTGGAAGATGAACGAGTACaaggccgtcgccgacgacgccgacgccgccgccgccgccatgctccaCCCAATGGCGCCTCCCAGGGTACACACATGAACTGATTAATATATGATGTgttaattagttagttaattaTGTGCGTGAAGTGTTTGATGTTTGTTCGAGCAGCTGAGGAACGAGCTGGGAGTGTGCCGGGTGTACATCAGCACGGGCACGCTGAGATCGTTCGACCGCCGGCCGCTCGATAATCAAGCGGCGGCGCCCACCCAGCAACAGGTGATGCCATctttgacggcggcggcggcggtgaacaCGAacctctgcggcggcggcggcggcgtcgtgttCGCCGGTGCACAAGGAGACAGCTCCCGCGACTGCAGCTCGTCGTCGGGGTCGCGAgaactcgccggcggcgccgacgggtcTGAAGACGACGCCATCGACTGGAACTCGCTCATCAGTAGCGCCACTGCTGATGATCTCGGCTTCAACACCGTCGTTGGTTTTGATCCTAGCATCGTCGGATCATGGCCACAAGTCTAGTGCTTAATTACGcgtaatataaaaataatcgAGTTTAGTGAtcagttagattttttttttgcaagaagtTCAAAAATTATTGCTGTGTGTTTTGCACTGAGTAGCAAAGATGGGAGGATTAGAAGATGAATCGATTAGTTTGCGACTCAACTTGGTGaattaattagagtaattaaCATCTGTAGTAAGTAGAAAATCAAAATGAGAAGTTGCAGCAGAAAGTATACTGCGTACACCACAAATCCGTTCTTAAGCCCGACTCCGAATTAATCCAAGACGTACGGAAGATCGACCGAGACCGATTCGGAGAGGGAGCCGATTTGGCTTGGAAATCAATCGGGAGAGGGGAAATGGAATCGGATTCATGGGCGGCTACATAAGCAGGAGGCGAGAGGCCGCACcagctcatcatcatcatctcattCCCCGCGGTTCGATCCACCTCgcgctctcgtcgtcgtcgtcgtctccggttGATCGATCACTTCACTTCACGTCGATGTCGGCCATGGCGGCTCTCCCTGCGCTGCTCCCGACCCCGCCGAGGAGCAAGATGCTGCCGCTGCTCCCGACGCCGTGCCTCATCATCCTCCCGGCCAACTTCGCCACGTCGGTGGCCTCCAACGCGCCCAAgcccggccgcgccgacgccgccgacaggtgggacgCGCACAAGAAACCCACCAgctccgcgtcgtcgtcgtcgtcgtcgtcgtcaagctcCAGCAGCGTGAgcgccagcagcgccgccgcctgcgagCGCAAAGAACCCGGCAGcccagcgtcgtcgtcgtcaagcagCGGCGGGAAGCCCGGGAGAGCCGACTCCTGCGAGCGCTGGGACACGAACAAGGCCAAGAACCAGATCATCAGCAGCGGCCGCCtcacgccggcgtcgtcgtcgacgaacGCGCGCTGGGACATGAACAAGATCAAGAacacggcgccgccgtcgaacaGCAACAAGCGGCCGGTGAGCCGCGGGTCCGCCTCGGCCGAGCGCTGGGACATCAGCAAGAAGCA
The nucleotide sequence above comes from Oryza glaberrima chromosome 11, OglaRS2, whole genome shotgun sequence. Encoded proteins:
- the LOC127755071 gene encoding NAC domain-containing protein 90-like — its product is MATTRSGGGGAISDPFATPGFRFYPTEEELLGFYLRHRLAGTRPDVERVIPVVDVYGYHPSQLAAVAGEASARDTEQWFFFCPRAERELHGGRPARTTPSGYWKATGSPSCVISSATNRVIGVKRTMVFYQGRAPTGTKTRWKMNEYKAVADDADAAAAAMLHPMAPPRLRNELGVCRVYISTGTLRSFDRRPLDNQAAAPTQQQVMPSLTAAAAVNTNLCGGGGGVVFAGAQGDSSRDCSSSSGSRELAGGADGSEDDAIDWNSLISSATADDLGFNTVVGFDPSIVGSWPQV
- the LOC127755073 gene encoding uncharacterized protein LOC127755073, encoding MGGYISRRREAAPAHHHHLIPRGSIHLALSSSSSSPVDRSLHFTSMSAMAALPALLPTPPRSKMLPLLPTPCLIILPANFATSVASNAPKPGRADAADRWDAHKKPTSSASSSSSSSSSSSSVSASSAAACERKEPGSPASSSSSSGGKPGRADSCERWDTNKAKNQIISSGRLTPASSSTNARWDMNKIKNTAPPSNSNKRPVSRGSASAERWDISKKHRSQDAGAAALGSASDRKLTTMAKPQQPLFSGPAFLTSPEPSMLPMPTFLMAR